A genome region from Pseudomonas pergaminensis includes the following:
- a CDS encoding TonB-dependent receptor → MSRTITKIPASSPRMLASAIGVALSASSVAHLAQAAEDTEQKGQRNSISLGATSITGEEQDNTSYQVEKASSQKYTAPLVDTPRSVTVVPQQVLKDTAATSLQDALRTVPGITFGAGEGGNPQGDRPFIRGFDAQGDTYLDGVRDTGGQSREIFDIESIEVSKGPNSSFGGRGSAGGSLNLVSKTPQARDFTNGGFTYGSDQTRRYVLDVNRQFLDDSAAFRLNLMSHEQNVAGRDAINYDRWGVAPSLTFGLGTPTRVNLSYYHLESNDLPDSGIPYGYGSSTATAHVHDKPNDGGDSNNFYGLKDRDFRKTRADISTFSIEHDLNDTMTLKNTLRHGSTGQDYILTQPDDSKLNVNRFGTVWRRANSRVSTTTTTTNQTDLFGSFQALGFKHSYSTGLEFTGEETRVSSYTISPNANPICTVAKGSLGGQCTSLSNPNPDDAWTGSIARNYYGTATKATSRGAYVFDTIELDPKWLLNVGLRYDTFDTVANTDSATGRSKIKEDSQFFNWQAGLVWKPVENASVYASYATSATPAGGLVGEGSDGNPLSAGAATSDLQPEETVNYELGTKWGLFHDRLSLTAAVFRTEKKNTRILVDALTYQNAGESQIDGLELSASGKITDQWQVFAGYSYLDSELVKSGLNGRNGVVSSGSNKGNQMPNTPKNTFSLWTTYDVTAKLTIGGGAFYVDQVYGDAGNTVYVPSYTRYDAMASYKLTKNVDLQLNVQNLTDKTYYDKAFSTHFANQAAGRTALFSTNFHF, encoded by the coding sequence ATGTCGCGCACCATTACAAAAATACCTGCCAGTTCACCTCGCATGTTGGCCTCGGCCATCGGCGTGGCCCTCAGCGCCAGCTCTGTCGCCCACCTGGCGCAAGCGGCCGAAGACACTGAACAAAAAGGCCAGCGCAACAGCATCTCCCTGGGCGCCACCAGCATCACCGGGGAAGAGCAGGACAACACCTCCTACCAGGTCGAAAAAGCTTCGTCGCAGAAATACACCGCGCCGCTGGTCGACACACCGCGCTCGGTCACCGTGGTGCCGCAACAAGTGCTCAAGGACACCGCCGCCACTTCGCTGCAGGATGCCTTGCGTACCGTCCCGGGCATTACGTTCGGCGCCGGCGAAGGTGGCAACCCCCAGGGCGATCGCCCGTTCATCCGTGGTTTTGACGCCCAAGGCGACACCTACCTGGACGGCGTGCGCGACACCGGCGGTCAGAGCCGCGAGATTTTCGACATCGAGTCGATTGAAGTGAGCAAGGGCCCGAACTCTTCGTTCGGCGGTCGCGGCTCGGCCGGTGGCAGCCTCAACCTGGTGAGCAAGACCCCACAAGCACGGGACTTCACCAATGGCGGCTTCACCTACGGTTCCGACCAGACCCGCCGCTACGTGCTCGACGTGAACCGCCAGTTCCTCGACGACAGCGCCGCGTTCCGCCTGAACCTGATGAGCCACGAACAGAACGTGGCCGGTCGCGACGCGATCAATTACGACCGCTGGGGCGTGGCACCGTCGCTGACCTTTGGCCTGGGCACCCCCACCCGCGTCAACCTCAGCTACTACCACCTGGAAAGCAATGACCTGCCGGATTCGGGGATTCCGTACGGCTACGGCTCGTCGACCGCGACTGCCCACGTGCATGACAAACCCAACGACGGCGGCGACAGCAACAACTTCTACGGCCTCAAGGACCGTGACTTCCGCAAGACCCGCGCCGATATCAGCACGTTCTCCATCGAGCACGACCTGAACGACACCATGACGCTGAAAAACACCCTGCGTCACGGCAGCACTGGCCAGGACTACATCCTGACGCAACCGGATGACAGCAAACTCAACGTCAACCGGTTCGGCACCGTGTGGCGCCGCGCCAACAGCCGGGTCTCGACCACAACGACCACCACCAACCAGACGGACTTGTTCGGCAGCTTCCAGGCGTTGGGCTTCAAGCACAGCTATTCCACCGGCCTGGAGTTCACCGGCGAAGAAACCCGCGTGAGCAGCTACACCATCAGCCCCAACGCCAACCCGATCTGCACCGTGGCCAAAGGCAGCCTGGGCGGCCAGTGCACCTCCCTGAGCAACCCGAACCCGGATGACGCCTGGACCGGCAGCATCGCACGCAACTACTACGGCACCGCCACCAAGGCCACCAGCCGTGGCGCCTATGTATTCGACACCATTGAGCTGGACCCGAAATGGCTGCTGAACGTCGGCCTGCGCTATGACACCTTTGACACCGTTGCCAACACCGATTCCGCGACCGGCCGCAGCAAAATCAAAGAAGACAGCCAATTCTTCAACTGGCAGGCCGGCCTGGTCTGGAAGCCTGTGGAAAACGCCAGCGTCTACGCGTCCTACGCCACCTCGGCAACGCCTGCCGGCGGCCTGGTCGGTGAAGGGTCGGACGGCAACCCATTGTCAGCCGGTGCCGCCACCAGCGACCTGCAGCCGGAAGAAACCGTCAACTACGAGCTGGGCACCAAATGGGGCCTGTTCCACGATCGCCTGTCCCTGACCGCCGCGGTGTTCCGTACCGAGAAGAAAAACACGCGCATCCTCGTCGATGCGCTGACCTATCAGAACGCAGGTGAGTCCCAGATCGACGGCCTGGAATTGTCCGCCAGCGGCAAGATCACCGACCAATGGCAAGTGTTCGCGGGCTACAGCTACCTTGACAGCGAACTGGTCAAATCCGGCCTGAACGGTCGCAACGGCGTGGTCAGCTCGGGTTCGAACAAAGGCAATCAAATGCCCAACACGCCGAAGAACACCTTCAGCCTGTGGACCACTTACGACGTCACCGCCAAGCTCACGATCGGTGGCGGCGCGTTCTATGTGGACCAGGTCTACGGCGATGCCGGCAACACTGTTTATGTACCGTCCTACACCCGCTACGACGCCATGGCCAGCTACAAACTGACCAAGAACGTCGACCTGCAATTGAACGTGCAAAACCTGACGGACAAGACTTACTACGACAAGGCCTTCTCGACCCATTTCGCCAACCAGGCGGCCGGTCGGACAGCCCTGTTCTCCACCAATTTCCACTTCTAA
- a CDS encoding glycine betaine ABC transporter substrate-binding protein encodes MKRLTLILSCVLLLAGIAQAAEKPVIRIGARVFTEQTLLAEITSQYLRTKGYDARVTGGLGSNLARSAQESGQLDLIWEYTGVSLVAYNHVDEKLDSEQSYARVKELDAKKGLVWLSPSRFSNTYALALPENVAKEFPQINSISDLTQALAEKTKGTRLVALDTEFANRSDGMGGMVKLYDMNLTRKNTRQMDAGLVYTALRNGQVFAGLVYTTDGRLNAFKLKLLEDDKHYFPDYTAAPVIRQEYLDQHPTLAAELKPLAELFDDETMRQLNARVDVDHESPSAVAADFLRQHPINQ; translated from the coding sequence ATGAAAAGACTGACCCTGATATTGAGCTGCGTCCTGCTGCTTGCAGGTATTGCGCAAGCTGCCGAAAAACCGGTGATCCGCATCGGCGCCCGGGTGTTCACCGAACAGACCCTGCTGGCCGAAATCACGTCCCAGTACCTGCGTACCAAGGGCTATGACGCCCGTGTGACCGGCGGCCTGGGCAGCAACCTGGCACGCAGTGCCCAGGAGAGCGGGCAACTGGATCTCATCTGGGAATACACCGGCGTGTCGCTGGTGGCCTACAACCATGTCGACGAGAAACTCGACAGCGAACAGTCCTACGCTCGGGTGAAAGAACTCGATGCGAAAAAAGGCCTGGTCTGGCTCTCACCGTCGCGCTTCAGCAACACCTACGCCCTGGCCCTGCCCGAGAATGTGGCCAAGGAGTTCCCGCAGATCAATAGCATCAGCGACCTGACCCAAGCCCTGGCAGAGAAAACCAAAGGTACGCGCCTGGTGGCCCTGGACACCGAGTTCGCCAACCGTTCCGACGGCATGGGCGGCATGGTCAAGCTGTATGACATGAACCTCACGCGCAAAAACACCCGGCAGATGGACGCCGGCCTGGTCTACACCGCCCTGCGTAACGGCCAAGTGTTTGCCGGTTTGGTCTACACCACCGACGGTCGCCTGAACGCCTTCAAATTGAAGCTGCTGGAAGACGACAAGCACTACTTCCCGGACTACACCGCCGCACCGGTGATCCGCCAGGAATACCTCGACCAGCATCCAACCCTCGCGGCTGAACTCAAACCGCTGGCCGAACTGTTCGACGACGAAACCATGCGCCAACTGAACGCGCGCGTCGACGTCGACCATGAAAGCCCATCCGCTGTTGCCGCCGATTTCCTGCGCCAACATCCCATCAATCAATAA
- a CDS encoding tetratricopeptide repeat protein: protein MGFLLRREEVLNVEQLQSMLDDSPVRAAQAILIAAKAGVVDAQALLGQILLEGRGIERDEALALRWFQIAAQGGHLMARNMTGRCLEHGWGCAADEAAAARNYRLAAEAGLDWAQYNYANLLATGRGIAQDQQLALSLYRQAAEQGHAKSMNLLGRYLEDGQCCPRDLDAAVDWYRRSAEAGDFRGQFSYAAVLADRGQIEAALEWLREALAGGNLKFLRTAQKALEAADNAQIRAMAELYKGRAMHLNP from the coding sequence GTGGGTTTTTTGTTACGTCGTGAAGAAGTACTCAACGTCGAACAACTCCAATCCATGCTCGACGACTCCCCGGTGCGTGCAGCCCAGGCCATCCTGATCGCGGCCAAGGCAGGCGTGGTGGATGCCCAGGCGCTGCTCGGCCAAATCCTGCTGGAAGGGCGTGGCATTGAGCGCGATGAAGCCTTGGCGCTGCGCTGGTTCCAGATTGCGGCGCAGGGCGGTCACCTGATGGCGCGCAATATGACTGGGCGCTGTTTGGAACATGGCTGGGGGTGTGCGGCGGATGAAGCGGCAGCGGCGCGCAATTACCGTTTGGCCGCCGAGGCAGGGTTGGATTGGGCGCAATACAACTACGCCAATCTGCTGGCGACCGGGCGTGGTATTGCCCAAGACCAGCAACTAGCGCTGAGCCTATATCGCCAGGCAGCGGAACAAGGCCATGCCAAGTCGATGAACCTGTTGGGCCGTTATCTGGAAGACGGACAATGCTGCCCAAGGGATTTGGATGCCGCCGTGGATTGGTATCGACGCTCCGCCGAAGCCGGGGATTTTCGCGGGCAGTTCAGCTATGCGGCGGTGTTGGCTGACAGAGGTCAAATCGAAGCGGCGCTGGAGTGGTTGCGAGAGGCGTTGGCGGGCGGGAATTTGAAGTTTCTGCGCACGGCGCAGAAGGCGTTGGAGGCGGCAGACAATGCGCAAATCCGCGCGATGGCCGAACTATACAAAGGTCGCGCTATGCACCTAAACCCGTAG
- a CDS encoding PepSY domain-containing protein, whose translation MLKKTLFQLHWFFGITAGLVLALMGITGAAVSFQDEILRALNPSVLTVQKRDAGVLPPAELVRKLEATEGQTVAMLFVESESGNAARVFFTPPPGERRGQLRYFDPYTGDYMGDVVGEDVFGFLLQFHRFLVMGDTGRNITGACTLILVFFCLSGLYLRWPRQVASWRAWLTLDWRKKGRAFNWDLHSVVGTWCLLAYLLSALTGLYWSYDWYSQGLTKLLSDAPHNERVRKRGPAPEGAAPVANYDAIWSSIYSNAGPGLNAYNIRMPAVAGQPATVYYLLENSPHDRALNQINLDPATGEVKSHDQYANKSLGSKLLTSVYALHTGSYFGLVGRIILTLSSVLMPLFFITGWLLYLDRRRKKRQVRDARKGLAANHSDAPAWLIGFASQSGFAEQLAWQTAGQLQAAGLPVKVQPLGSVSQDDLRQSENALFVVSTFGDGEAPDSARGFERSVLGQDLSLKGLNYSVLALGDRQYEHFCGFARRLHFWLTHQGGNALFAPVEVDSGDTSALLHWQQQLGQLTGQAAVSAWPTAQYENWTLSQRTLLNRDSAGSDVYLLGLTSPSPQRWQAGDLVEVLPRNCPWAIEHFLEGLGLAGSDGVLIEGLAQSLNQALATRQLPDNRAHLVGLHAQALVNALVPLGMREYSIASIASDGVLELIVRQERHPDGSLGLASGWLTEHATVGSSISLRLRRNSGFHLPEAPVPLILLGNGTGLAGLRSLLKARIADGQQRNWLLFGERNIQHDFLCQDELQGWLTSGDLALLDLAFSRDQEEKIYVQDRLRESADVLRKWLSEGAAIYVCGSLQGMAAGVDQALVDILGREAVDRLIEQGRYRRDVY comes from the coding sequence GTGTTGAAGAAAACCCTGTTCCAGTTGCACTGGTTCTTCGGCATTACCGCCGGGCTGGTGCTGGCCTTGATGGGGATCACCGGGGCTGCGGTCTCGTTTCAGGATGAAATACTGCGCGCGCTCAACCCGAGCGTATTGACCGTGCAAAAACGCGACGCCGGCGTACTGCCGCCCGCCGAGCTGGTGCGCAAGCTGGAGGCCACCGAAGGCCAGACCGTGGCCATGCTGTTCGTCGAGAGCGAAAGCGGCAACGCTGCACGCGTGTTCTTCACCCCGCCGCCCGGCGAGCGCCGTGGCCAGTTGCGCTATTTCGATCCCTACACCGGCGACTACATGGGCGACGTGGTTGGCGAGGACGTCTTCGGTTTCCTGCTGCAATTTCACCGTTTCCTGGTGATGGGCGATACCGGGCGCAACATCACCGGTGCCTGCACGCTGATCCTGGTGTTCTTCTGCCTCTCCGGCCTGTACCTGCGCTGGCCGCGCCAAGTGGCGAGCTGGCGGGCCTGGCTGACGCTGGACTGGCGCAAGAAAGGCCGTGCCTTCAACTGGGACCTGCACTCGGTAGTCGGCACCTGGTGCCTGCTGGCCTACCTGTTGTCGGCGCTGACCGGTTTGTATTGGTCCTACGACTGGTACAGCCAGGGCCTGACCAAACTGCTGTCCGACGCCCCGCACAACGAACGGGTGCGCAAGCGCGGCCCGGCACCCGAGGGTGCGGCGCCCGTGGCCAACTACGACGCGATCTGGAGCAGTATCTACAGCAACGCCGGCCCCGGCTTGAACGCCTACAACATCCGCATGCCCGCCGTCGCGGGGCAACCGGCAACCGTCTACTACCTGCTGGAAAACTCGCCCCATGACCGCGCACTCAACCAGATCAACCTGGACCCGGCCACCGGAGAGGTCAAATCCCACGACCAGTATGCGAACAAGAGCCTTGGTTCCAAACTGCTGACCAGCGTCTACGCACTGCACACCGGCAGTTATTTCGGCCTGGTGGGGCGGATTATCCTCACGCTCAGCTCGGTGTTGATGCCGCTGTTCTTTATCACCGGCTGGTTGCTGTACCTGGATCGGCGGCGCAAAAAGCGCCAGGTGCGTGATGCGCGCAAAGGCCTCGCGGCCAACCACAGCGATGCGCCAGCGTGGCTGATCGGCTTTGCCAGCCAGAGCGGATTTGCCGAGCAGCTTGCCTGGCAAACGGCTGGGCAATTGCAGGCGGCTGGCCTGCCGGTGAAGGTGCAACCCCTGGGCAGCGTCAGCCAGGATGACCTGCGCCAGTCGGAAAACGCGCTGTTCGTGGTCAGCACCTTCGGCGACGGCGAAGCCCCCGACAGCGCCCGAGGGTTCGAGCGCAGCGTGCTCGGCCAGGACCTGTCCCTCAAGGGCCTGAACTATTCGGTGCTGGCCCTGGGTGATCGTCAATACGAACACTTCTGCGGCTTCGCGCGGCGCCTGCATTTCTGGCTCACCCACCAGGGTGGCAATGCATTGTTCGCCCCGGTGGAAGTCGACAGCGGCGACACCAGCGCCCTGCTGCACTGGCAACAACAGCTTGGCCAACTCACCGGCCAAGCGGCGGTCAGCGCCTGGCCAACCGCCCAGTATGAAAACTGGACACTCAGCCAGCGCACCCTGCTCAACCGCGACAGCGCCGGCTCGGATGTCTATTTGCTTGGCCTCACCTCGCCGTCGCCCCAACGCTGGCAAGCCGGCGACCTGGTGGAAGTGTTGCCACGCAATTGCCCCTGGGCCATCGAACATTTCCTCGAAGGCCTGGGCCTGGCCGGCAGTGACGGCGTATTGATCGAAGGCCTCGCGCAATCCCTCAACCAGGCCCTGGCTACCCGCCAACTGCCGGACAACCGCGCGCATCTGGTCGGCCTGCACGCACAGGCACTGGTCAACGCGCTGGTGCCTTTGGGCATGCGCGAATACTCCATCGCCTCGATTGCCAGCGACGGCGTGCTGGAGTTGATCGTGCGCCAGGAGCGCCACCCCGATGGCAGCCTGGGGCTGGCGAGCGGCTGGCTCACCGAGCACGCCACCGTCGGTTCAAGCATCAGCCTGCGCCTGCGCCGCAACAGTGGTTTCCACCTGCCGGAGGCCCCCGTGCCTCTGATCCTGCTGGGCAACGGCACCGGCCTGGCCGGCCTGCGCAGTTTGCTCAAGGCACGTATTGCCGATGGCCAGCAGCGCAACTGGTTGCTGTTCGGCGAACGTAATATCCAGCACGACTTCCTGTGCCAGGACGAGCTGCAAGGCTGGCTGACCAGTGGTGACCTGGCGTTGCTGGACCTGGCGTTTTCCCGCGATCAGGAAGAGAAAATCTACGTGCAGGATCGCCTGCGTGAATCGGCGGATGTACTGCGCAAGTGGCTGTCGGAAGGCGCGGCGATTTATGTGTGCGGGAGTTTGCAAGGCATGGCGGCTGGGGTGGACCAGGCGCTGGTGGACATACTCGGCAGAGAGGCGGTGGATCGGCTGATCGAGCAAGGGCGTTATCGCCGCGACGTCTACTGA
- a CDS encoding osmoprotectant ABC transporter ATP-binding protein OsmV (Members of the family are the ATP-binding subunit of ABC transporters for substrates such as betaine, L-proline or other amino acids, choline, carnitine, etc. The substrate specificity is best determined from the substrate-binding subunit, rather than this subunit, as it interacts with the permease subunit and not with substrate directly.): MIELQNLTKTFQSNGKTVSAVNDVSLTVNEGEICVFLGPSGCGKSTTLKMINRLIKPTSGKILINGEDTTDLDEVTLRRNIGYVIQQIGLFPNMTIEENIVVVPKLLGWDKQKCHDRARELMSMIKLEPKQYLHRYPRELSGGQQQRIGVIRALAADAPLLLMDEPFGAVDPINREMIQNEFFEMQRALNKTVIMVSHDIDEAIKLGDKIAIFRAGKLLQIDHPDTLLAHPADEFVSNFVGQDSTLKRLLLVKAEDAADNAPSVSPETPVADALELMDETDRRYVVVTCSENKALGYVRRRDLHRQTGTCGQYLRQFNATAAYDEHLRILLSRMYEFNRSWLPVMDAERVFLGEVTQESIAEYLSSGKSRGGKTSIVSPAETALA; the protein is encoded by the coding sequence ATGATCGAACTTCAAAACCTGACCAAGACTTTTCAAAGCAACGGCAAGACTGTCTCTGCCGTGAACGACGTAAGCCTGACCGTCAACGAAGGCGAGATTTGCGTATTCCTCGGCCCGTCGGGCTGCGGCAAGAGCACCACGCTGAAGATGATCAACCGCCTGATCAAGCCCACCTCGGGCAAGATCCTGATCAACGGCGAAGACACCACCGACCTCGATGAAGTGACCCTGCGTCGCAACATCGGCTACGTGATCCAGCAGATCGGCCTGTTCCCCAACATGACCATCGAGGAAAACATCGTGGTGGTGCCCAAGCTGCTTGGCTGGGACAAACAGAAATGCCATGACCGCGCCCGCGAGTTGATGAGCATGATCAAGCTGGAGCCCAAGCAGTACCTGCATCGCTACCCGCGTGAGCTGTCCGGTGGCCAGCAACAGCGTATCGGCGTGATCCGTGCACTGGCGGCCGATGCGCCGTTGCTGCTGATGGACGAACCGTTCGGCGCGGTCGACCCGATCAACCGCGAGATGATCCAGAACGAATTCTTCGAGATGCAACGCGCACTGAACAAGACCGTGATCATGGTCAGCCACGACATCGACGAAGCCATCAAGCTGGGTGACAAGATCGCCATCTTCCGCGCCGGCAAGCTGCTGCAGATCGACCATCCGGACACCCTGCTGGCGCACCCGGCCGACGAGTTCGTCAGCAATTTCGTGGGCCAGGACAGCACCCTCAAGCGCCTGCTGCTGGTGAAAGCCGAAGACGCGGCAGACAACGCCCCGTCGGTGAGCCCGGAGACCCCGGTGGCCGATGCCCTGGAACTGATGGACGAAACCGACCGCCGCTACGTGGTGGTCACCTGTTCCGAGAACAAGGCGCTGGGGTATGTACGACGTCGCGACCTGCACCGTCAGACCGGCACCTGCGGCCAGTATCTGCGCCAGTTCAACGCCACGGCGGCGTACGACGAGCATTTGCGCATCCTGCTGTCGCGCATGTACGAGTTCAACCGCTCGTGGTTGCCGGTGATGGATGCGGAGCGGGTGTTCCTCGGGGAAGTGACCCAGGAGTCGATTGCCGAGTACCTGAGCTCTGGTAAGTCGCGTGGGGGCAAGACCAGCATCGTCTCCCCTGCCGAGACGGCGCTCGCATGA
- a CDS encoding Fe2+-dependent dioxygenase: MLLHIPGLFSREEVQRIRQALENTDWADGKITAGHQSAKAKHNLQLPEGHPLAKEIGAAMLERLWKNPLFMSAALPHKVFPPLLNCYTAGGSFDFHIDNAVRQARGSHERVRTDLSSTLFFSDPDEYDGGELEIQDTFGLQRVKLPAGDMVLYPGSSLHKVNAVTRGARYASFFWTQSLVREDSQRTLLFEMDGAIQQLSADVPDHPALIQLTGTYHNLLRRWVEV, encoded by the coding sequence ATGCTGCTGCACATTCCCGGCCTGTTCTCTCGTGAGGAGGTGCAGCGCATTCGCCAGGCTTTGGAAAACACCGACTGGGCCGACGGCAAAATCACCGCCGGGCACCAGTCCGCCAAGGCCAAGCACAACCTGCAATTGCCCGAGGGCCACCCGCTGGCCAAGGAAATCGGCGCGGCGATGCTCGAACGGTTGTGGAAAAACCCGCTGTTTATGTCAGCGGCGTTACCGCATAAAGTCTTCCCGCCATTGCTCAATTGCTACACGGCCGGTGGCAGCTTCGACTTCCACATCGACAATGCCGTGCGCCAGGCGCGTGGCAGCCATGAGCGGGTGCGCACCGACCTGTCGTCCACTTTGTTCTTCAGTGATCCGGACGAATACGACGGCGGCGAACTGGAGATCCAGGACACCTTCGGCCTGCAGCGCGTGAAGTTGCCAGCCGGCGACATGGTGCTGTACCCCGGCTCCAGCCTGCATAAAGTCAATGCTGTCACCCGTGGCGCACGCTATGCCTCGTTCTTCTGGACCCAGAGCCTGGTGCGCGAAGACAGCCAGCGCACCCTGCTGTTCGAAATGGACGGCGCGATCCAGCAACTGAGCGCCGACGTGCCCGACCACCCCGCGCTGATCCAGCTCACCGGCACCTACCACAACCTGTTGCGCCGCTGGGTCGAGGTCTGA
- a CDS encoding type III PLP-dependent enzyme — translation MSINVEDYFARATFDKMKAFADKQETPFVVIDTAMISQAYDDLRAGFEFAKVYYAVKANPAVEIIDLLKDKGSSFDIASIYELDKVMDRGVSADRISYGNTIKKSKDIRYFYEKGVRLFSTDSEADLRNIAKAAPGSKVYVRILTEGSTTADWPLSRKFGCQTDMAMDLLILARDLGLVPYGISFHVGSQQRDISVWDAAIAKVKVIFERLKEEDGIHLKLINMGGGFPANYITRTNSLETYAEEIIRFLKEDFGDDLPEIILEPGRSLIANAGILVSEVVLVARKSRTAVERWVYTDVGKFSGLIETMDEAIKFPIWTEKKGEMEEVVIAGPTCDSADIMYENYKYGLPLNLAIGDRLYWLSTGAYTTSYSAVEFNGFPPLKSFYV, via the coding sequence ATGTCGATCAACGTCGAAGATTATTTCGCGCGCGCCACTTTTGACAAAATGAAGGCGTTCGCCGACAAGCAAGAAACCCCGTTCGTGGTGATCGACACCGCGATGATCAGCCAGGCCTACGATGACCTGCGCGCCGGTTTCGAATTCGCCAAGGTCTATTACGCAGTCAAGGCCAACCCAGCTGTCGAGATCATCGACCTGTTGAAAGACAAGGGGTCGAGCTTCGACATCGCCTCGATCTACGAGCTGGACAAGGTCATGGACCGTGGCGTCAGCGCCGACCGTATCAGCTACGGTAACACCATCAAGAAATCCAAGGACATCCGCTACTTCTACGAGAAGGGCGTGCGCCTGTTCTCCACCGACTCCGAAGCCGACTTGCGCAACATCGCCAAGGCCGCGCCGGGTTCGAAAGTGTATGTGCGTATCCTCACCGAAGGCTCGACCACGGCTGACTGGCCTTTGTCGCGCAAATTCGGCTGCCAGACCGACATGGCCATGGACCTGCTGATCCTCGCCCGTGACCTGGGCCTGGTGCCGTACGGCATCTCGTTCCACGTGGGCTCGCAGCAGCGCGACATCAGCGTGTGGGACGCGGCGATCGCCAAGGTCAAAGTGATCTTCGAGCGCCTGAAGGAAGAAGACGGCATTCACCTCAAGCTGATCAACATGGGTGGCGGCTTCCCGGCCAACTACATCACCCGCACCAACAGCCTGGAAACCTACGCTGAAGAAATCATCCGCTTCCTCAAGGAAGATTTCGGCGACGACCTGCCGGAAATCATCCTGGAGCCGGGCCGTTCGTTGATTGCCAACGCCGGTATCCTGGTCAGCGAAGTGGTGCTGGTGGCGCGTAAATCCCGTACCGCCGTCGAGCGTTGGGTGTACACGGATGTGGGCAAGTTCTCCGGCCTGATCGAAACCATGGACGAAGCCATCAAGTTCCCGATCTGGACCGAGAAGAAAGGCGAGATGGAAGAAGTGGTCATCGCCGGCCCGACCTGCGACAGCGCCGACATCATGTACGAGAACTACAAGTACGGCCTGCCGCTGAACCTGGCGATTGGTGACCGCTTGTACTGGTTGTCGACCGGTGCCTACACCACCAGCTACAGCGCGGTAGAGTTCAATGGCTTTCCGCCACTGAAATCGTTCTACGTCTGA
- a CDS encoding ABC transporter permease, with product MEFLNAFSHLDWAQVLHLTWQHITLVGIAVLLAIFIGVPLGILMTRFPTLAGPLQASATVLLTVPSIALFGLLLPFYSKFGQGLGPMPAITAVFLYSLLPIMRNTYLALTGVEPGIREAARGIGMTFGQRLRMVELPIAVPVILAGVRTAVVMNIGVMTIAATIGAGGLGVLILASISRSDMSMLIVGAVLVSLLAIFADLLLQWLQRSLTPKGLLK from the coding sequence ATGGAATTCCTGAACGCCTTTTCCCATCTTGATTGGGCCCAAGTCCTGCACTTGACCTGGCAGCACATCACCCTGGTCGGCATCGCCGTGCTGCTGGCGATTTTTATCGGTGTGCCCCTGGGCATTCTGATGACGCGCTTCCCGACCCTCGCCGGCCCATTGCAGGCCAGCGCCACGGTGTTGCTGACCGTGCCGTCCATCGCGCTGTTCGGCCTGCTGCTGCCGTTCTATTCCAAGTTTGGCCAGGGCCTGGGGCCGATGCCGGCGATCACCGCCGTGTTCCTCTACTCCCTGCTGCCGATCATGCGTAACACCTACCTCGCCCTCACTGGCGTCGAGCCGGGCATTCGCGAAGCCGCACGCGGCATCGGCATGACCTTCGGCCAGCGCCTGCGCATGGTCGAACTGCCCATCGCCGTGCCAGTGATCCTCGCCGGCGTGCGCACCGCCGTGGTGATGAACATTGGTGTGATGACCATCGCCGCCACCATCGGCGCCGGTGGCCTGGGTGTACTTATTCTGGCTTCCATCAGCCGCAGCGACATGTCGATGCTGATCGTTGGCGCCGTGCTGGTCAGTCTCCTGGCCATCTTCGCCGACCTGCTTCTGCAATGGCTGCAACGCTCGCTGACTCCAAAAGGACTGCTCAAATGA